A genomic segment from Malus domestica chromosome 05, GDT2T_hap1 encodes:
- the LOC103443888 gene encoding scarecrow-like protein 23: MRYSIPPHFLKCSFMISFINQYYTHTLSLSLDCFFSLSKSMEDIDEEEEFLNLSLAIVTSSGKERFKKRKRSRDDGIANSILVSPLNSYEGCEGKIFRLLQMREQMLKKLDLHKKKGVALDGEDGRGLHLIHMLLITATAVNENNVGSALEHLTELYKIVSLCGDSVQRVVAYFADGLAARLLTRKSPFYDMIMKEPTSEEEFVAFTALYRVSPYYQFAHFTANQAIIEAFEKEQEKNNRALHVIDFDVSYGFQWPSLIQSLSENASSSNRISLRITGFGRSVDELRETENRLTSFSKGFRNLVFEFQGLLRGSKLINLRKKRNETIAVNLVFQLNTLSNNLKISDLLKSVHLLNPSIVILVEQEGSKSPRSFLSRFMESLHYFAAMFDSLDDCLPLESAERLSIEKNHLGKEIKSMLNYDNNNDENCPKTEKMETWKTMMESQGFEGINLSSKSKIQARLLLKIRTHYSPLEFDGESSGAAAGFKVFERDDGRTISLGWQDRYLLTVSAWHCTVS; the protein is encoded by the coding sequence ATGAGATATTCCATCCCTCCCCACTTCCTTAAATGCTCATTCATGATCTCTTTCATCAATCAGTactacacacacactctctctctctctctcgactgttttttttctctctctaaatccaTGGAAGACAtagatgaggaggaggagtttCTGAATCTTAGCCTTGCAATTGTTACAAGTTCAGGGAAGGAGAGATTTAAGAAGAGAAAGAGATCAAGAGACGATGGTATTGCTAATAGTATTTTGGTGAGCCCTCTAAACTCGTATGAAGGTTGTGAAGGGAAGATATTTAGGCTTCTTCAAATGAGGGAACAAATGCTAAAAAAACTAGACCTTCACAAGAAGAAAGGTGTTGCTCTTGATGGTGAAGATGGAAGGGGCCTCCACCTGATCCACATGTTGCTCATAACAGCCACCGCAGTTAACGAAAACAATGTCGGCTCAGCCTTGGAGCATCTCACTGAGTTATACAAGATTGTTTCCTTATGCGGTGACTCTGTCCAACGAGTAGTGGCTTATTTTGCCGACGGCTTAGCTGCAAGGCTTCTCACTCGAAAATCGCCCTTTTATGACATGATCATGAAGGAACCGACGAGTGAAGAAGAGTTTGTAGCGTTCACCGCTCTCTACCGGGTCTCTCCGTACTACCAGTTTGCTCATTTCACGGCAAACCAAGCAATCATTGAGGCATTTGAGAAGGAACAAGAGAAGAACAATCGTGCATTACATGTTATTGATTTTGATGTCTCCTATGGATTTCAGTGGCCTTCTCTTATACAGTCTCTGTCCGAGAACGCAAGCAGTAGCAATCGTATATCGCTCAGAATAACGGGGTTCGGAAGAAGCGTGGATGAGCTACGTGAAACGGAGAACAGACTGACAAGCTTCTCAAAGGGGTTTCGGAATCTTGTTTTTGAATTTCAAGGGTTGTTGAGAGGCTCAAAGCTCATAAACTTGAGAAAAAAGAGAAACGAAACAATTGCTGTGAATTTGGTTTTTCAGTTGAATACATTGAGCAATAATTTGAAGATATCTGACTTGTTAAAATCTGTACATTTACTCAACCCTTCCATTGTAATCTTGGTTGAACAAGAAGGGAGCAAAAGTCCTCGAAGTTTCTTATCGAGATTCATGGAGTCTTTGCATTATTTTGCAGCCATGTTTGATTCTTTAGATGATTGTCTGCCATTAGAGAGTGCTGAAAGGTTGAGCATTGAGAAGAACCACCTTGGAAAAGAGATCAAAAGCATGCTCAATTACGACAATAACAACGATGAGAATTGTCCGAAAACTGAAAAGATGGAAACATGGAAGACGATGATGGAGAGTCAGGGTTTTGAAGGAATAAATCTAAGCTCTAAGTCCAAGATACAAGCAAGACTTCTTTTGAAAATTAGGACTCACTATTCTCCACTTGAGTTTGATGGAGAGAGTAGTGGAGCTGCAGCTGGGTTCAAGGTTTTCGAAAGAGACGATGGAAGGACAATATCTCTTGGGTGGCAAGACAGGTATCTGCTTACAGTTTCTGCATGGCACTGCACTGTAtcataa